The nucleotide sequence AGGATGATCTGTACGTGTTCGTGGTCGATCTCGATACCCGGCGCTACGTGGCCCACGGGACCAACCTGCGCCTGATCAACACTGACTTCGCGAGAATCAAGGACCCGGACGGCAAGCCGGTGGGTGAACCGATCCTCGATCTGATGAAGAAACAGGACCAGGGCGAATATGAATACCGCTGGAAAAACCCGGTGACTGGCAGGGTGGAAAACAAGCACGCCTACCTGCGTAAGACCGGACATTTCCTGGTCGCGGTGGGTTACTACAGCCCATGACGGCATGGGTTTGGACAGGTTTCGGTGGCATGTCCAAGGCTTATTGAGCATAGATATCTACACAACTTTGCCTCAATGCTTAAATCCAAGCAGATAGGGCTGTCGTGGCGAGCGGGCTTGTCGGAACGCCGCATCGCCCGCGTTGGGCTGCGAAGCAGCCCCGCGCGGGACAAGCCCGCTCGCCACAGGGAAATTCGTCAGTTTTGTGTAGAGACCTCTGCTTATTGAGCTTTGTCCTCTCGCCCTCGCAACAGTCGGTTGGGCATCGCAATCGCGGCCGCCAGCCCCAGCAGTGAAACGGCCGCGCTGACCGTCAGCAACTGACGAAACGTAACCAGCAACTCCTCGCGCAAGGCATCTTGCGCGGGGCCAGGTGCAGCGTTGAGACCGTCCAGCAAGACATTCCCCGAACTGCCCTCGGCCGCCAGCGCGCCGCGGGCAAGGTTGGCGAAACTGGAATCCTGCAACAACGCCAGCAGCAAGGCCGACATGCAGGCGACCCCCACCGCACCGCCGAGTGAGCGGAACAGGTTGGTGGTGCTGGTGGCAACCCCAATGTCGTGCTGCGCCACCGAATTCTGCGTGCCCACCAGGGACGTCGGGAACTGCATGCCAGCGGCAACCCCGCTGAGCAACATGAACACACTGCTCCAGACCAAGGCCTGGGGAGCACTGAAGGCCATGCCCAGGATTGCCATCGGGCTCAGCAATGCACCGGCGAGGATCATCGGTTTATAGCGACCGGTCACCGAAGTCATGCGCCCGGCAAAGTAAGCGCCCATCGGCAAACCCATGGCCAGCGGCAGCAGGTGCAACGCGGCGCTGTCGGCACCCGCGCCGGTCACTGTCTGATAACGCAGCGGTATCAATACGGTCAGCGAGATGGCCTGGAAGCTGGTGACGAAAATCGTGCACCAGCACAACACCGCACTGCGGTTGACGAACAGGTGCATCGGCAGCAAGGGTTCCCGCGCACGACGTTCATGCCAGACGAACAGCGTCAACGCCAGCAGCGCACACGCCAGCCGGCCCAGCACGTGATCGTCGCGCCAGGAGTGGCCTTGGCCGATTTCGGTGATGCCCAATAGCAGCGTGGTCAGGCCGATGATCAGCAACAGTGTGCCAAGGTAATCAATGACCGGCTTGCGTTGCGGCACCGGCAGCCCCACCAGCGTGCGATGGGCTACCCACCAGGCGCCCGCGCCCAATGGCAGGTTGATCAGAAAGACCCAGCGCCAGGACAAATACTCCGTCATGTAGCCGCCCAACACCGGTCCGGCGACGCTGGCCACCGCGTACATGCTGCTGAAATAGCCTTGGTAACGCCCGCGCTCGCGGGGCGGAATAATGTCGCCGATGATCGCCTGGCTCACCGAAATCATCCCGCCTGCGCCGACGCCCTGAAGGATGCGCGCCAGCACCAATTGCTCCATGCTTTGTGCCATGGCGCAAAACAGCGAGGCCAGGGTGAACAGCCCCATGCCGATCAGCATCATCGGCCGGCGCCCATACAGGTCACCCAGCTTGCCGTAGATCGGCACCGCCACCGTCATTGCCACCATGTAGCCCGAAATCACCCACGCCAGCAGGTTGACGTCGTTGAATCGAGCGGAAATGGCCGGCATCGATACAGCAACGATGGTTTGGTCCAGGGCCCCGAGAAAGATCGCCAGCATCAGGGCCACGAGGACACTGTGCACGGAAGGATTGACGTGGACGGGCGAGTTTAGGTAAGTCACGACTGAACCTGCAGGCAAGGCCCACGGAAAAAAGCCCGTGGGAATGCCCGTCATCTTACTCGATAGCCAACTACTCGATAGCCTCGTAAGGAAGTCCGACGTAGTTTTCCGCGATGGTTTTGCGCCCGGCCTCGGAGTCGAGGAAATACGCCAGTTCGCTCTCGGCAATCCGCTGGCTGAAACCGTCGGCCTGCGGAAACTGATGCAGCATCGAGGTCATCCACCAGGAAAATCGTTCGGCTTTCCAGACCCGCCGCAAGCAGATCGAGGAGTAGCGTTCCAACAAATCCACACGTCCCTCGCGGTAAACCTTGAGCAAAATATTAAACAAGGTGCTGACATCGCTGGCGGCCAGATTCAAACCCTTGGCGCCGGTGGGCGGCACAATATGGGCGGCGTCTCCGAGCAGGAACAGGCGCCCATATTGCATCGGTTCCACGACGAAACTGCGCAACGGCGCGATGCTTTTTTCGATGGACGGACCGGTCACCAGTCGTTCGGCCAGATCCGCTGGCAAGCGGGCCTTGAGTTCCTCCCAGAAGCGCTCATCGGACCACTCTTCAATCGGCTCATCGGCCGGCACTTGCAGGTAATAGCGACTGCGCGTGGGCGAACGCATGCTGCACAACGCAAAGCCGCGCGGGTGTTTGGCGTACACCAGTTCATCGTGGACCGGCGGGGTCTCGGCGAGAATGCCCAGCCAGCCAAACGGGTAGACCCGCTCGAAAATCTCCAGGGACTCGGCCGGGATCGATTGGCGCGCCACCCCGTGGAAGCCGTCGCAACCGGCGATGTAGTCACACTCCAGGCGGACTTGCTCGCCGGCGTACTCGAAGGTCAGCCAAGGCCGTTCACTCTTGAGGTCGTGGGGCTGGACATTGCGCGCTTCGTACAAGGTGATCGCGCCGGATTGCTGACGCGCCGCCATCAAATCCCGGGTGACTTCGGTCTGGCCGTAGATCATCACGGTTTTGCCGCCGGTCAGGGATTTCAGGTCGATGGGTTGCCGGTGTCCGTTCAGCGCCAGCTCGAAGCCGTCATGAATAAGCCCCTCGGCATCCATGCGCTGACCGACGCGGGCCTGGCGCAACAGGTCGGCCATGCCCTGCTCCAATACGCCGGCACGGATGCGCCCGAGCACGTAATCCGGGGCCTGGCGCTCTAGAATCAGGGTTTCAATCCCGGCATTGTGCAGCAGTTGACCAAGCAGCAGTCCCGAAGGACCAGCACCGATAATGGCGACTTGGGTTTTCAGCGCTTTCATTATTTTTATGGCCTGTGGCTTTGCACGAACGTATTGAGTGAAAGTGTTGTCATTGCTTGTGCTGCTGGCATTTTTGACTTGAGTGGCCAGCATCAGAAGGTGAAAACTGAGCCAAAGCCTGCACTTTTTGCCAATCAGGGCGATTACCGCACAACTATCCTGAGTATCGGATTGAAACCATGACCAGAGCTGCCAGTTCCGCGATTCCAGTATTCAAACTCTACGGTGAAAACCAACAGTGGCCGACACCGGATTTGTTGCATTGCGAAACCATCTCTCGGCGCAGCCGTGAGTATCAGTGGGAAATCCAGCCCCACCGACATGCAGACCTGTGCCAGTTGCTGTATGTCCACAAAGGCCAGGCGCAACTGGAGATCGAAGGCCAGCGCAGCACGCTGAGCGAATCCACCTTGCAGGTGCTGCCCCCCTTGTGCGTGCATGGGTTTCGTTTTTCCGAGGATATCGAAGGCTACGTAGTGACGCTGGCCGCGCCGCTGATCGCCCATTTGCAAGGCCAACTGGGCGCGGCGATGGACGGTTTGAGTGCCGTGGGCAGTTACCCAGCGGGCCAGGACAGTGATCACCTCAACAGCCTGTTCGCGCGGTTGCAGGACGAATACAGCGAAGATTTCCCGGCGCGGGACATGATGATGCACGCCGTGGTCAGTGTGCTGCTGGTGTGGATCAGTCGACAGGCCATCCAGCGCCGTCATTCACGGATGCCACGCGGCCGTGAGTATTTCCGGCGTTTCACCCAGTTGGTGGAACAGCATTACCGCGAGCACCCGAAGATCGAGGATTTGGCCCATACGCTGGGCATTTCGGTCTCCCACCTTAACGGCACCTGCCGCGAGCTGGGGGGCCAGCCCGCGTTGCAGATCATGCACGACCGCCAATTGCTCGAAGCCAAGCGTTTGCTGACGTACACCAGCATGACCATCAATGAAATGTCCGAGGTATTGGGCTTTTCCGATCCCACCAACTTCTCCCGGCTGTTTCGCCGACGCGTCGGATTTTCGCCCAAAGCGTTTCGGGAGCAGTTGAAGGCCGACTCGATCGCCGGCCTGAAAGGTTAGCGCAACGCGCTCAGGGTCGCCGAATAGCTGCAATGTCCGTGGTTACAGGTGGCGGCCATGCCCGGTTGCAGGCGAGCCTGCTCCGCCCGGTAGGCAGCCGTGCCATAAAGGGCCGTGGCAACGGCGCAGAGGACGAAAATCATCAGGTACTTTCTTGTCTTGATCGTCATAGCATTGACCTCCGAACACAACAGCAAGGTGCTGTCTTCAGCATAGGTCAGCCAGGGCGAGATGCCAGTATCGAGGGGTATTCAGTTGCCTTATCGAGCCTGCAATCCTTCGTCCCATGGCGGCTGCGCCGGAAACTTCAGCACCAGGAAATCCAGCAGGCTGCGCAGCGTCTGGGGCATGTGTTTGCGCGAGGTGTACACCGCATATATGTTCATCTGCCGGGGCTCGGCGTGGGGTAGCAAGCGAATCAGCTCGCCACGGCGGATGTAGTCGCCGGCCTGGTAGGTGGGCAACATGGAGACGCCCGCCCCGGCCAATGTCAGCCGTAACAGGGTGCTGGCTTCATTGGCGCTGATATTGCCTTGCACCGGTACCGATACCGGCTCACCGTCCTCTTCGAAATGCCATAGGCTTTTGCCAAAGTAGGCATGCGTCAGGCAATTATGTCGGACCAGGTCTTCCACCCGCTGGGGTCGCGGATGCTCCAGCAGATACGCCGGCGACGCGCAGATGACCGAGCGGCACACCGTCAACTTGCGCGCGATGAGGTTGGGGTCCAGATCGTTGCTCATGCGGATCGCCAGGTCGATGCGTTCATCCACCAGATTTACCGTGCGATCGAGCATTTGCAGATCAATGCTGACGAGCGGGTAGCGCTTGACGTATTCCGCCATCGCCGCCGCCAGTTGCGCCTGGCCGAAGGACGTACTGACACTCAGGCGCACCAGACCACGCGGCGCATCGTTCGGCTCGCTGACGGCGGCCTGCATGTCGCTGCACAGCTCGAGCATCTGTCGGCATCGCGGCAAGATCTCACTGCCAGCGGCAGTCAGGCTGAGCTTACGGGTGGTGCGATGCATCAGACGCGCCCCGACCCAGTTCTCCAGCTCCGCCAGGTAGCGCGAAACCACCGGGCGCGACAGGTCCAGATGATCGGCCGCGGCCGATTGGCTGCCGAGGTCGACTACGCTGACGAACACTCGCATTGCTTGAAGACGATCCATGATTTGCCCGATTTTAGAAACAAACTATGTTCAAGCATGGCATTTTTTGCTGTGAACCGTGCAATTAAGCTCTCTCCATGGCCCGCCAAGCCCCCTCAATAACTGGAGCTGCACATGTTCACCACTTTCAAGCGTTTTGTACTGGCAACCGCCGTGTTGGGCTTCGCCGTCCATGCCGCCGCGGCGGACTTGACCCTCGATGTCTACAACCCCGGTGAAACGGCGATTTTCCCGGTCAGTTCGGTGCTGGTCAGCGGCGAGAAAAACGCGATCCTGGTCGACGCACAGTTCGGCAAAGGCCAGGCCGAGCAACTGGTGCAAAAGATTCGCGCCAGCGGCAAACAGCTGACCGCCATCTACATCAGCCATGGCGACCCGGACTACTACTTCGGTCTCGACACACTGACCCAGGCGTTCCCCAAGGCCAAGGTCCTGGCCAGCCAACCGGTGGTGGACCATATCAAGGCCACGGTTGACGGAAAGTTGGCGTACTGGGGGCCGAAAATGGGCACCGACAAGCCAGCCAAGACCATCATCCCGCAGGTTCTGGAAAGCCAGAGCCTGACGCTGGAAGGCAAGCAGTTGCAGATCATCGGCCTGGACGGCCCGCAGCCCGACCGCAGCGTGGTATGGATCCCTTCGCTCAAGGCGGTTGTCGGCGGAGTGGTGGTTTCGCAGAACATTCACCTGTGGATGGCCGACACCCAGGGCGCGCAATCCCATGCCGACTGGCTGGCCACTCTGCAGCAGATCGAGCAGTTGCAACCGCAGACCGTGATCCCTGGCCATTACCTCGGCACGCCGACAGCTGAATCGGTGAAGTTCACCAGCGATTACATCAAGGCCTTCGATGAAGAAACCGCCAAGGCCAAGGACTCCGCGGCGCTGATCGCCGCCATGAAAAACCGCTACCCGACCCTGGCCGATGAAAGTTCGCTGGAACTGAGCGCCAAAGTCGCCAAGGGCGAAATGAAGTGGTGAATTGAACCAACCCTTACCGCACTGGAGAACGTCATGAGCAAGATTGCAATCATTGGCGCCACCGGCCGCGCCGGTAGCCAACTGCTGGAAGAAGCCTTGCGTCGCGGCCACAGCGTAACGGCCATTGCCCGCAACACTGGCGCCATCGCCCCGCGTCCCGGCCTGACCGTCCAGCAAGCGGATGCCCTGGACGCGCAGGCGTTACGAGCAGCCATCAGCGGCAACGACGTGGTGATCAGCGCCGCGCATTTCGCCACGCTACCGGCCGACGCCGTTATCGGCCCGGTAAAACAGGCCGGCGTGCAACGTCTGCTGGTGGTGGGCGGTGCAGGCTCGTTGCTGCTGCCCGATGGCAGCCGGGTCATCGACAGCCCCGGCTTCCCTGCCGAATACAAGGCTGAGGCTAGCGCTGGCGCGGTGTTCCTCGACACTCTGCGTCAGGAGAAAGCCCTGGACTGGAGCTTCCTGTCGCCTTCGGCCGAGTTTGTCGAGACCGAGCGCACCGGCACATTCCGTTTGGGTCAGGATGATCTGCTGGTCAGCAACGAAGGCCGGAGCTGGATCAGCTTTGCCGACTTTGCCATCGCCCTGATCGATGAAGTGGAAACCCCGAAACACTCACGCCAGCGCTTCACCGTCGGTTACTAAGCGGGAACGCAGACAGAGCGATGTTGAGGCTTGCACCCCCTCTCTTTGGCAATGGAGCTAGCCCCAATACCGCTCAGTTAAGGCTTTTTGTAGGAGCGAGCTTGCTCGCGAACCACTCATAGGTGCCGCGTTTATCCAAAAAACACACGTTATCGTTGAGGTTTTTCGCGAGCAAGCTCGCTCCTACAGTGATCGCTACTGGCTTAACTGAACGGCATTGGGACAAGCCCCCTCGCCACAGAAGAAGTGGTTGTCACAAAAGGCGATGTTGATGGCGGGCGAAACAGCGCCCAAGGACGCATTTTTTCAATAGTGCCTGCGACTTTCTGATTTGCCTCCATCCCTTGCAGCCCGGCCTAATAATGCCCTTGTCCGCTCAAGGCCCGCCCATGGAAAACGTTCACGCAAAACCCGCCACCGCCCTTTGGCTGATGCTCAGCGTGGTGTTGGTGGCCCTCAACCTGCGCCCTTCCATGGCCGCGGTCGGTCCGTTGTTGTCGTCGATTCGCGGCGAGGTGCCACTGAGCTTCAGCGGTGCCGCGTTACTGACCATGCTACCCGTGATGGCCATGGGCTTGGCGATGTTCTTCGGCATGGGCGTGGCCAAGCGGTTTGGCGAACACCGCAGCATTGTCGTGTCATTGCTGGTCATCGGCCTAGCCACCGTGTCGCGGCTGTTTCTCGATTCCGCCGCCGAACTGATCCTCAGTGCCATCGTGGCGGGAGTCGGGATTGCATTGATCCAGGCGTTGATGCCGGCGCTGATCAAATCGCGTTTCAGTGACAACGTTTCACTGTTCATGGGGCTGTACGTCACCGCCATCATGGGCGGTGCGGCCCTGGCGGCATCGTTCTCCCCCTTCGTCCAAATGCAGACCGGCAGTTGGCGCATCGGTCTGGCGATCTGGGCCGTGCTCGCGGTCCTGGCGCTGGTGTTCTGGTACGCGCAACGCTCGGTGTTGCCGCCCCTGCCGCAAGCCCGCGACGCTGCGCAAGAATCGTTTTTCGGCAATCGCCGGGCATGGTTGCTGGCGATTTTCTTCGGCCTTGGCACCGCGTCCTACACCTGCGTACTGGCCTGGCTGGCGCCGTACTACGTGGAGCAAGGCTGGAGCGAACAGAATGCCGGGCTGTTGCTGGGCTTTCTGACCGCCATGGAAGTGGTGTCGGGGCTGATCACTCCGGCCATTGCCAACCGACGGCAAGACAAGCGGGGCGTGGTCGCAGTCTTGCTGGTACTGATCATCGCCGGCTTCTGTGGCCTGATTGTGTCTCCGCAACACCTCAGCCTGTTGTGGCCGTGCCTGTTGGGCCTGGGCATTGGTGGGCTGTTTCCCATGAGCTTGATCCTGTCGCTGGACCATTTGCACAACCCGCGTCGCGCGGGCGGCCTGACCGCGTTCGTGCAGGGCATCGGCTACCTGATCGCTGGCGTATCACCACTGATTGCCGGGATGATCCGCGATCAACTGGGCAGCTTTGAATGGGCCTGGTGGTCACTCACCGCGGTCATGGGGGTGATGCTGGTGATCGTCTTGCGCTTCGATCCACAGCACTATGCGCGGCATATCCGCTAGCGCGTCGTGCTCCAAACAGTATTTGTCCCACAACAGACATAGAAACAGCCTACAGATCTTTCTATTGGCACGAGCGTTCCGGTACCATTTTGTCCTGTTTGCGCTGCGGTTGCGCAAAAGGCTCACGGACGACGCAGATGTTAAACAGCAACTTGCTTAGAAAGCTCGATATGCAGGACCTGATGGTGTTTATCGCTGTGTATGAGCAAAGCAGCGTCACCGATGTGTCTGAAACCCTGTTCGTCAGCCAGTCCACTGTCAGTTACAGCCTGAAGAAACTGCGTACCAGCTTCGAGGATGAGCTGTTTATCAACACGCGTGCCGGCATGCGCCCGACCTACAAGGCCAGTGCCATGTATGGTCACGTGCAGAAAATCCTCGAAAGCATCAATCTCTGCCACTCTGGCGCCGCCGCGTTCGACCCCACCCAGAAAGCGGTGACGTTCAACATCTGCGCCCCCGAGTATTTCGAGCAACTGATCCTGCCCAGGCTGTTGAGGAATTTCGATCACGCCAACCTGCCGGTGATCGTCAATGTGCAAAAACTGGAAAGCGACATCCCCGCCGAAGCGCTGCGCGAAGGACGTCTGGACCTGGTGATTTGCTTCGGCCCGAACTTTCATCGCGCACATAAAGACTTCAAGACCCAGATGCTACTGGAGGACGACCTGGTCTGCGTCTTCGACAAGCGCGCCGCGCCACGGGAGCCCGCGTTCAGTCTGAAATCCTTTGTCGCCCGGCGCCATGTGTTCCCTACGCCCTGGACCTCCAGCACCAACATGATCGACGGTTGGCTGGCTCGCCAATCCCAGAAGCGCCAGGTGATTGCCCGAGCCAACAGCTACAGCGCCGCACTGAAAATGATCACCGGCACCGACTTCATCGTCACCCTGCCCCGCCGGGTGCAGGCGCTGCTGGCGCTGGAGCCGGTGTTCGGCCACTGCGAAGCGCCCAATGGCCTGCCGGGGTTCACCCTGGATATGCAATGGAATGAAACCAACGAACAGGACAGCGCCAATGCCTGGTTCCGCGAACAGGTGACGAAGGTCTGTGGGGGGGTGCTGCAAGCGGCAAGCCGCGAGCTTCAAGCTTCCAGCTAAACGCTGCGAGAAAGGCGCAGAACCAACTTGCCGCTCTCACCTCCCCATAAACGCTTCCAGTCGCGAGCGCATCCAGCGCTCCGCGGGATCGCTGTCCACGTGACTGAGCCAGACCATGGATAAATCCAGGCTGGGCGTTTCGAACGGGAAAGGTTCACAAAACACACTGCCCGCCGCGGCCATGGCTTCAGCGGTGTAGTCCGGCAAACTGGCAATCATATCCGTGCCCGCCAGCAAGGCCGGTAAAGAACTGTATTGCGGTACCGACAACACCACATGCCGCTTGCGTCCGATCTCGGCCAGCCACTCATCGGCGAAGCCTGCGACGTTCGCCGTGTGGGACACCAGCACATGGGGACGCGCGCAGTATTCATCGAGGGTCAGCGGCGTGTCCGAGGCATCGGCGCGCAACACGCTGGGGCGGATATGACGCAGCAACTTGCGCTTGGCATTGGCCGGCAGGCCGCGCGTCTGGGTGATACCGACGGTGATATCACCGGACGCCAGCAAGTCGGGAATGCGCCAATAATTGACATGCTGCACCACAAACACCACTTGCGGTGCTTCGATGCGCACGGCACGCAACAGCGGCGGTAGCAGGCCGAATTCGACGTCATCGGACAGGCCGATGCGAAAGGTCATGGTGCTGACGGAAGGGTCGAAGTCATGAGTCATGCTCAAGGCCACCGACAGTGAGTCCAGCGCCGGCGACAGGTGGCGGATAATCTCTTCGGCCCGTGCCGTGGGCTCCATACGGTGGCCGACACGGATAAACAGCGGGCCATTGAACAGCGTGCGCAGTCGATTGAGGGCAGAACTGATGGTCGGTTGGCCGAGGAACAACTTCTCCGCCACGCGTGTCACATTGCGCTCAAGCATCAGCGTTTCAAAGACGACCATCAGGTTGATATCGGTCTTGCGTAGTTCATTGCGATTCATGGCGAGCGCCTTACTGCCCAGGACAGACGGCAGTTTAGAAACCCCGGGGGGCGGCGTCTATGCGCAGCGCGTTCGAGCCTCTTGTGATCGGTTGACGAGCGTGGTGCGCTTCACTCTAATGGAGGTCCACATCAAGCAAGGATCGCTGCGCCATGAAATTCGCCTACACCATCGTCTACGTGCCAAACGTCGCCGCTTCCCTGGAATTCTTCGAAAAGGCCTTTGGTTTCACTCGTCGCTTCCTGCATGAATCAGGGACGTACGGCGAACTGGATACCGGGGACACCACCCTCTCTTTCGCAGCTCACGAATTAGGCGAAATGAACTTCAGGGGCGGCCATGTAGAAGCCCACACCTCAACACAGCCGCTGGGCATGGAGCTGGGGTTTGTCACTGAAGATGTGTCGGCCGCCCACGCCAAAGCGCTGGCCGCTGGTGCGACCGAACTGTCAGCACCGCTTTCAAAACCCTGGGGCCAGAGGGTGTCGTATGTGCGCTGCCCGGATGGGACACTGGTGGAGCTGTGTACGGCGGTTTGACCCTCAGCCCCGCACACGGTCTATCGCCGCGGGCCCGGATCATCAAGAACTGACCGGAGACGCGCATGCCCGAAATCACCCAACGGGTCATAGCATGGGTGCCGTTCTTTCTGTTCGATCGTTTTCTCAAACCCTATCGACTGCACGAGTGACGGGTGCTGTTGGCAGCATTGCTGATATTGAACGCGCGCACAACAAAAAGCCCTACACCCCTCGACAAAACAGCAGCGATAAACACCGCTTACTGCGCGATGGTATTGACACCTTACAGGCTCGGGACGAAGAACGCGCGGCGCAGGTGGTAGCTGAGCACCAACGCAAAAATAAATCCATCACGTTCCCGGACGAGTCAGTCGATTACATTGAGGCTCATCGTGCCGGCTGGAAAACGTCAGACATGCTCAACAGTGGACGAACACACTGGCTACTTATGCCGCCCTGTCATCGGTAGCCTCGCCACCAATCATAGACATCAGGAGGCACTTCAAAACGTGACTAGACTTTCAATTCATTGATAAGTAATGGTGAATTGCATCGACGCATTGGCTTTGCCGCCCGTCACCGTGTTGGCAGTCTTGTAATAGGCGGCCTTCAGAGGAATGACGTGGTTTAAAGATGTGCCGCGGCGAAACTGATGAGTCTCACCCAGGCTTACGGCTTTATCGCTGTCGTCGGTGATCTGAATGCCGACGCCTGTAGCCCCTCCTTCGTCCAATGCAAGAACCCCGGTTTGGGCGTCAAAAGCAGTGTTGACTGGATCTAACCGATAGCTGATACCACCCAGACCAAGCGGGCAATTAGTGAGATTTATATTGAAGGCTTTTTTACCGATGGTTGTGCCGACGCCTCCAAATTGACTGCTGCGTTGTTTGCCTAAATCGACGTTGACCGAAGGTGTCTGGCAACTGACTTCGGTAAGCGCAATGGCGTTGGACAGGGTCATGGTGGCAATCGTCCCGCCGGTTACCGCGTGGGTCCCCACCTCCCCCGCTGGGATTGAGCCAGGTGTAATTTCACCGATCTTGTAAAGAGCAATCGCGTAGGTGGTGTTTATGAGTGTGTAAGCATAGTTCGGCGCTAGCGTGTCGCTACTAGGGTAAGCCCCCAGAAATCTCCCGTTGTACACCCAGCGCCAGCCCAAGCCGGTGCTGCCGATTGGGCTGGGGTCATTGAGCATCGTCTCACCTCGGCTGTTCAGATAACCCCAATGATCCCCAGCCTGGCATGTAAATGAGTTTGTGCTTGAGATAACGGCAGCCGGTGTTGATCGGTAAAGTTCTGTACCGTTGGGTGTGTTTTTGGGGACGTGCAGAGAGGTCGGCACTGCGACATTTAAAAAAACCGGCCCTTTGACCGTGCATATGGCCCATGACGAGGTGGAACACAAGGCCAGCAATACACCTGCGATGGCAGAGTTCCACAAGGCAGGTTTTAGTGTGAAAGGTTTCATAGATAATCTCTCTTAATTCGGACAGAACTCTAGCGGTTGATAACTGTGGGGTCAGCGCACTGCACAGGTGCTGTCCATTAGGGTGTATCCGCTTTGCAGAGAGTCGGCCGTTACCGGTAGGGTGTACTGCGCACGGCAGCTCTGACGCTTTTTGCTGCCCCAGCGAATCACCAGTTCGCCCCGATTCTGATTAGTTCGCATAAACAACCGTCCACCCTGACCGACCATGGTCAGGTAGTTGCCTTCAGTGTCTTCGACCTGTGCGCCCATGGGCAGGCTTTTACCATCGTCACGGGTGACGTGCAGCAAGACTGGCGTACCGGAAATCGTCGGGTATTGAACCAGGGCAATTGCTCCGTACCGAGGCGCAATCAATTGTGAGGTTGTTTCAAGCTCAACCGAGTCAGGCGTGTTCTTTGGGTCGATGGAAATGTCGTTCTGGCGATAAGGCATCAATCCTGGGACAAGTGCATAGCCGTTATTGTCGACCACGGCACTTGAGGTATTGCCTACGCGCGCGCCGTTAGCTCCCTTGGCTTCAACCAGCGCCATGGTTTCGCCCTGTTCCGAACTAAACGTAACGCCACCAGCATGGGCCACCAGGCTGCCGCTGATACCGGCGTTGGCCTGCTTGTAGTCTTTGCCAGTATTGGCGCCAGCACTGA is from Pseudomonas mucidolens and encodes:
- a CDS encoding LysR family transcriptional regulator, with the protein product MLNSNLLRKLDMQDLMVFIAVYEQSSVTDVSETLFVSQSTVSYSLKKLRTSFEDELFINTRAGMRPTYKASAMYGHVQKILESINLCHSGAAAFDPTQKAVTFNICAPEYFEQLILPRLLRNFDHANLPVIVNVQKLESDIPAEALREGRLDLVICFGPNFHRAHKDFKTQMLLEDDLVCVFDKRAAPREPAFSLKSFVARRHVFPTPWTSSTNMIDGWLARQSQKRQVIARANSYSAALKMITGTDFIVTLPRRVQALLALEPVFGHCEAPNGLPGFTLDMQWNETNEQDSANAWFREQVTKVCGGVLQAASRELQASS
- a CDS encoding fimbrial protein, with product MKPFTLKPALWNSAIAGVLLALCSTSSWAICTVKGPVFLNVAVPTSLHVPKNTPNGTELYRSTPAAVISSTNSFTCQAGDHWGYLNSRGETMLNDPSPIGSTGLGWRWVYNGRFLGAYPSSDTLAPNYAYTLINTTYAIALYKIGEITPGSIPAGEVGTHAVTGGTIATMTLSNAIALTEVSCQTPSVNVDLGKQRSSQFGGVGTTIGKKAFNINLTNCPLGLGGISYRLDPVNTAFDAQTGVLALDEGGATGVGIQITDDSDKAVSLGETHQFRRGTSLNHVIPLKAAYYKTANTVTGGKANASMQFTITYQ
- a CDS encoding LysR substrate-binding domain-containing protein codes for the protein MNRNELRKTDINLMVVFETLMLERNVTRVAEKLFLGQPTISSALNRLRTLFNGPLFIRVGHRMEPTARAEEIIRHLSPALDSLSVALSMTHDFDPSVSTMTFRIGLSDDVEFGLLPPLLRAVRIEAPQVVFVVQHVNYWRIPDLLASGDITVGITQTRGLPANAKRKLLRHIRPSVLRADASDTPLTLDEYCARPHVLVSHTANVAGFADEWLAEIGRKRHVVLSVPQYSSLPALLAGTDMIASLPDYTAEAMAAAGSVFCEPFPFETPSLDLSMVWLSHVDSDPAERWMRSRLEAFMGR
- a CDS encoding cyanate transporter; translated protein: MENVHAKPATALWLMLSVVLVALNLRPSMAAVGPLLSSIRGEVPLSFSGAALLTMLPVMAMGLAMFFGMGVAKRFGEHRSIVVSLLVIGLATVSRLFLDSAAELILSAIVAGVGIALIQALMPALIKSRFSDNVSLFMGLYVTAIMGGAALAASFSPFVQMQTGSWRIGLAIWAVLAVLALVFWYAQRSVLPPLPQARDAAQESFFGNRRAWLLAIFFGLGTASYTCVLAWLAPYYVEQGWSEQNAGLLLGFLTAMEVVSGLITPAIANRRQDKRGVVAVLLVLIIAGFCGLIVSPQHLSLLWPCLLGLGIGGLFPMSLILSLDHLHNPRRAGGLTAFVQGIGYLIAGVSPLIAGMIRDQLGSFEWAWWSLTAVMGVMLVIVLRFDPQHYARHIR
- a CDS encoding VOC family protein codes for the protein MKFAYTIVYVPNVAASLEFFEKAFGFTRRFLHESGTYGELDTGDTTLSFAAHELGEMNFRGGHVEAHTSTQPLGMELGFVTEDVSAAHAKALAAGATELSAPLSKPWGQRVSYVRCPDGTLVELCTAV